A genomic stretch from Hemibagrus wyckioides isolate EC202008001 linkage group LG02, SWU_Hwy_1.0, whole genome shotgun sequence includes:
- the cckb gene encoding cholecystokinin produces the protein MNCGVCVCVLLAALSVTFAARTRSSPAQDENDALPSQMDSSMNAGHDANPRANLNELLARLISRKGSVRRNSNKANALSANHRIKDRDYLGWMDFGRRSAEEYDYSS, from the exons atgaactgtggtgtgtgtgtgtgcgtgcttctGGCCGCCCTCTCGGTCACCTTTGCGGCTCGCACCCGCTCCTCTCCAGCGCAGGATGAGAATGACGCTCTGCCCTCGCAGATGGACTCCAGCATGAACGCAGGACACGACGCCAACCCCCGCGCCAACCTCAACGAGCTGCTGGCCAGACTTATCTCCAGGAAAG gttctgTTCGTCGGAACTCGAACAAGGCGAATGCTTTGAGCGCTAACCACCGGATAAAAGACCGGGACTAcctgggatggatggatttcgGTCGCCGGAGTGCCGAGGAATACGATTACTCCTCATGA
- the trak1b gene encoding trafficking kinesin-binding protein 1 isoform X1: protein MYRSVRDECTELESFSKDCTIVLCAERVGQMTKTYNDIDAVTRLLEEKERDLELAARIGQSLLKKNRSLSEQNEYLEEQVGNIREEVAQLHHELNLKDELLQFYTNAAEESEEDATSPAGRNGGTSLPFQGGPHVDVLQRKLRDLEVENLSLRSEASHLKSETETFEEKEQQLVNDCVKELRQSSLQISTIAEELTRKTEDAARQQEEITHLLSQVVDLQKKAKTYALENEELSQHLVAAKDAQRQLTAELQELGEKYLECIEMLHEAQEELKFLRNRSISAGTPRRYHPFGLFPMDSLAAEIEGTMRTELSHEHPEHEEQKVRHKRVFETVKNVNQSVRQRSPAPSSANIPGSNQTHSSLSSTLSDINTDNMAALDNREQSMLLEAESTDANSDSPEKRPSSEDLKLALRRLSLRRQNCLSERRFFEEARERRHHDAPFHGIVSGESIMSLGMWPSRPYLPDKLQIVKPLEGSATLQHWQQLAQPNLGGILDARPGVVPKGFRPLELDLEEVYHYSDFEEDEPGEQYFQNLPTTTTTGNPGLGHAPSASPSPCLSTGHASAEFSVHYPGKCMAHTSSTYTFTTCRILHPSDEITRVTPSLNPAPTSSCAMSSSLRSTPAATPCTPRRLSLSQSQSFTNLRDSTKTFSTSLGLVRLLQERGISAAVYQPRSWDRATGGVHLSTSVLPPSSPPDSQKPSTPPNSPTRHTPSPHTIDQDNPADFSFKSPSYENFLASKPARSILKEVAGGAQAKDCESQTDVSVYNLNLVDKLKRLGLASPGASGISGPRPLLGPLGGLRRTGSPFTPLNEGLRRNRSYPAVVGASMAMKGPGPQKDELILGPKLPKQTSLK from the exons TGCTATGTGCTGAACGAGTGGGCCAGATGACTAAGACCTACAATGACATCGACGCTGTCACCAGACTTCTGGAGGAG AAAGAACGGGACCTGGAACTGGCCGCTAGGATTGGCCAGTCCCTGCTGAAGAAGAACCGGAGTTTATCCGAGCAGAACGAGTATCTAGAGGAACAAGTGGGGAACATCAGGGAGGAG gtGGCCCAGCTCCATCATGAGCTCAATCTCAAAGATGAGCTTTTGCAGTTCTACACCAACGCAGCCGAGGAAAGTGAGGAGGACGCCACGTCTCCCGC AGGTCGGAATGGCGGGACGTCTCTGCCTTTTCAGGGCGGCCCCCACGTGGACGTGCTTCAGAGGAAACTCCGAGACCTGGAGGTGGAGAACCTGTCTCTTAGATCAGAG GCGAGCCATTTGAAGTCTGAGACAGAGACGTTTGAGGAGAAAGAGCAGCAGTTGGTGAACGACTGTGTGAAGGAACTCA GACAATCCAGTCTTCAGATCTCCACCATAGCAGAAGAGCTGACCAGGAAGACGGAGGATGCGGCTCGCCAGCAGGAGGAAATCACCCACTTGCTCTCGCAGGTTGTCGACTTGCAGAAAAAGGCCAAAACG TATGCTCTGGAGAACGAGGAGCTCTCTCAGCATCTGGTGGCAGCTAAAGACGCTCAGAGGCAACTCACAGCCGAG CTTCAAGAACTGGGCGAAAAGTATTTGGAGTGTATTGAGATGCTGCATGAGGCTCAGGAAGAGCTGAAGTTCCTGCGGAACAGGAGCATTTCTGCTGGAACACCGCGGCGTTACCATCCTTTTGGACTGTTCcctatg gactCTCTGGCTGCTGAAATTGAGGGCACTATGAGGACGGAGTTGAGTCACGAGCACCCTGAACACGAGGAGCAAAA GGTGCGTCATAAGCGTGTGTTTGAGACGGTTAAAAACGTAAACCAGTCCGTCAGGCAGCGCTCGCCGGCTCCGTCTTCTGCTAATATCCCTGGGTCCAATCAGACACACTCGTCCCTAAGTTCCACCCTCTCTGacatcaacactgacaacaTGGCTGCCCTTGATAATCGTGAACAGAGCATGCTCCTGGAGGCAGAGTCGACAGATGccaa TTCTGACAGCCCTGAAAAGCGTCCCAGCTCGGAAGACTTAAAGCTGGCGCTACGCCGACTCTCACTGCGCCGACAGAACTGCCTGAGCGAGCGTCGTTTCTTTGAGGAGGCACGTGAGAGGAGGCATCATGATGCTCCATTTCATGGCATTGTGTCTGGTGAAAGCATCATGTCGCTGGGCATGTGGCCGAGCCGGCCGTACCTCCCCGACAAACTGCAGATCGTCAAACCGTTGGAAG GTTCCGCAACCTTGCAGCACTGGCAGCAGTTAGCCCAGCCTAACCTAGGCGGGATTCTGGACGCCCGTCCTGGTGTCGTCCCCAAGGGTTTCCGTCCCCTGGAACTTGACCTAGAGGAGGTCTATCACTACAGCGACTTCGAGGAGGACGAGCCGGGAGAGCAGTACTTCCAGAACcttcccaccaccaccactacaggCAATCCTGGTCTTGGCCATGCCCCCTCGGCCTCTCCGTCACCCTGCCTTAGCACTGGCCACGCCTCTGCAGAGTTCTCAG TACACTACCCGGGTAAGTGCATGGCCCACACTAGTTCCACCTACACGTTCACTACCTGCAGGATCCTCCACCCATCGGATGAGATCACCAGAGTAACCCCCAG TCTAAACCCTGCCCCCACCTCTTCATGTGCGATGtcgtccagccttcgctccaccCCCGCTGCCACGCCTTGCACTCCTCGCCGCTTAAGCCTCTCCCAGTCCCAGTCCTTCACCAACTTACGTGACTCTACGAAGACCTTCAGCACCTCATTGGGGTTGGTGCGCCTCCTACAGGAGCGCGGGATCTCTGCCGCTGTCTATCAGCCACGTAGCTGGGACAGAGCCACTGGGGGTGTCCATTTATCCACCTCCGTCCTCCCCCCTTCATCCCCTCCGGACTCTCAGAAACCTTCTACTCCACCAAACTCCCCTACCCGACACACTCCAAGCCCCCACACTATTGATCAGGACAACCCTGCAGACTTTTCATTCAAAAGCCCATCCTATGAGAACTTCCTAGCCTCTAAGCCGGCACGGTCCATTCTAAAAGAGGTGGCAGGGGGGGCCCAGGCGAAGGATTGTGAAAGCCAGACGGATGTCAGCGTGTATAACCTGAACCTTGTAGATAAGCTAAAGAGGCTGGGACTGGCCAGTCCAGGTGCCAGTGGGATCTCAGGGCCACGTCCTCTACTGGGCCCTCTAGGTGGCTTGAGGAGGACGGGCTCTCCATTTACACCACTAAACGAAGGGTTAAGGCGCAATCGGAGCTACCCAGCTGTGGTTGGAGCAAGCATGGCTATGAAGGGCCCTGGACCCCAAAAAGATGAGCTGATCCTAGGTCCCAAGCTTCCCAAGCAGACTAGTCTTAAATAG
- the trak1b gene encoding trafficking kinesin-binding protein 1 isoform X2: protein MTKTYNDIDAVTRLLEEKERDLELAARIGQSLLKKNRSLSEQNEYLEEQVGNIREEVAQLHHELNLKDELLQFYTNAAEESEEDATSPAGRNGGTSLPFQGGPHVDVLQRKLRDLEVENLSLRSEASHLKSETETFEEKEQQLVNDCVKELRQSSLQISTIAEELTRKTEDAARQQEEITHLLSQVVDLQKKAKTYALENEELSQHLVAAKDAQRQLTAELQELGEKYLECIEMLHEAQEELKFLRNRSISAGTPRRYHPFGLFPMDSLAAEIEGTMRTELSHEHPEHEEQKVRHKRVFETVKNVNQSVRQRSPAPSSANIPGSNQTHSSLSSTLSDINTDNMAALDNREQSMLLEAESTDANSDSPEKRPSSEDLKLALRRLSLRRQNCLSERRFFEEARERRHHDAPFHGIVSGESIMSLGMWPSRPYLPDKLQIVKPLEGSATLQHWQQLAQPNLGGILDARPGVVPKGFRPLELDLEEVYHYSDFEEDEPGEQYFQNLPTTTTTGNPGLGHAPSASPSPCLSTGHASAEFSVHYPGKCMAHTSSTYTFTTCRILHPSDEITRVTPSLNPAPTSSCAMSSSLRSTPAATPCTPRRLSLSQSQSFTNLRDSTKTFSTSLGLVRLLQERGISAAVYQPRSWDRATGGVHLSTSVLPPSSPPDSQKPSTPPNSPTRHTPSPHTIDQDNPADFSFKSPSYENFLASKPARSILKEVAGGAQAKDCESQTDVSVYNLNLVDKLKRLGLASPGASGISGPRPLLGPLGGLRRTGSPFTPLNEGLRRNRSYPAVVGASMAMKGPGPQKDELILGPKLPKQTSLK, encoded by the exons ATGACTAAGACCTACAATGACATCGACGCTGTCACCAGACTTCTGGAGGAG AAAGAACGGGACCTGGAACTGGCCGCTAGGATTGGCCAGTCCCTGCTGAAGAAGAACCGGAGTTTATCCGAGCAGAACGAGTATCTAGAGGAACAAGTGGGGAACATCAGGGAGGAG gtGGCCCAGCTCCATCATGAGCTCAATCTCAAAGATGAGCTTTTGCAGTTCTACACCAACGCAGCCGAGGAAAGTGAGGAGGACGCCACGTCTCCCGC AGGTCGGAATGGCGGGACGTCTCTGCCTTTTCAGGGCGGCCCCCACGTGGACGTGCTTCAGAGGAAACTCCGAGACCTGGAGGTGGAGAACCTGTCTCTTAGATCAGAG GCGAGCCATTTGAAGTCTGAGACAGAGACGTTTGAGGAGAAAGAGCAGCAGTTGGTGAACGACTGTGTGAAGGAACTCA GACAATCCAGTCTTCAGATCTCCACCATAGCAGAAGAGCTGACCAGGAAGACGGAGGATGCGGCTCGCCAGCAGGAGGAAATCACCCACTTGCTCTCGCAGGTTGTCGACTTGCAGAAAAAGGCCAAAACG TATGCTCTGGAGAACGAGGAGCTCTCTCAGCATCTGGTGGCAGCTAAAGACGCTCAGAGGCAACTCACAGCCGAG CTTCAAGAACTGGGCGAAAAGTATTTGGAGTGTATTGAGATGCTGCATGAGGCTCAGGAAGAGCTGAAGTTCCTGCGGAACAGGAGCATTTCTGCTGGAACACCGCGGCGTTACCATCCTTTTGGACTGTTCcctatg gactCTCTGGCTGCTGAAATTGAGGGCACTATGAGGACGGAGTTGAGTCACGAGCACCCTGAACACGAGGAGCAAAA GGTGCGTCATAAGCGTGTGTTTGAGACGGTTAAAAACGTAAACCAGTCCGTCAGGCAGCGCTCGCCGGCTCCGTCTTCTGCTAATATCCCTGGGTCCAATCAGACACACTCGTCCCTAAGTTCCACCCTCTCTGacatcaacactgacaacaTGGCTGCCCTTGATAATCGTGAACAGAGCATGCTCCTGGAGGCAGAGTCGACAGATGccaa TTCTGACAGCCCTGAAAAGCGTCCCAGCTCGGAAGACTTAAAGCTGGCGCTACGCCGACTCTCACTGCGCCGACAGAACTGCCTGAGCGAGCGTCGTTTCTTTGAGGAGGCACGTGAGAGGAGGCATCATGATGCTCCATTTCATGGCATTGTGTCTGGTGAAAGCATCATGTCGCTGGGCATGTGGCCGAGCCGGCCGTACCTCCCCGACAAACTGCAGATCGTCAAACCGTTGGAAG GTTCCGCAACCTTGCAGCACTGGCAGCAGTTAGCCCAGCCTAACCTAGGCGGGATTCTGGACGCCCGTCCTGGTGTCGTCCCCAAGGGTTTCCGTCCCCTGGAACTTGACCTAGAGGAGGTCTATCACTACAGCGACTTCGAGGAGGACGAGCCGGGAGAGCAGTACTTCCAGAACcttcccaccaccaccactacaggCAATCCTGGTCTTGGCCATGCCCCCTCGGCCTCTCCGTCACCCTGCCTTAGCACTGGCCACGCCTCTGCAGAGTTCTCAG TACACTACCCGGGTAAGTGCATGGCCCACACTAGTTCCACCTACACGTTCACTACCTGCAGGATCCTCCACCCATCGGATGAGATCACCAGAGTAACCCCCAG TCTAAACCCTGCCCCCACCTCTTCATGTGCGATGtcgtccagccttcgctccaccCCCGCTGCCACGCCTTGCACTCCTCGCCGCTTAAGCCTCTCCCAGTCCCAGTCCTTCACCAACTTACGTGACTCTACGAAGACCTTCAGCACCTCATTGGGGTTGGTGCGCCTCCTACAGGAGCGCGGGATCTCTGCCGCTGTCTATCAGCCACGTAGCTGGGACAGAGCCACTGGGGGTGTCCATTTATCCACCTCCGTCCTCCCCCCTTCATCCCCTCCGGACTCTCAGAAACCTTCTACTCCACCAAACTCCCCTACCCGACACACTCCAAGCCCCCACACTATTGATCAGGACAACCCTGCAGACTTTTCATTCAAAAGCCCATCCTATGAGAACTTCCTAGCCTCTAAGCCGGCACGGTCCATTCTAAAAGAGGTGGCAGGGGGGGCCCAGGCGAAGGATTGTGAAAGCCAGACGGATGTCAGCGTGTATAACCTGAACCTTGTAGATAAGCTAAAGAGGCTGGGACTGGCCAGTCCAGGTGCCAGTGGGATCTCAGGGCCACGTCCTCTACTGGGCCCTCTAGGTGGCTTGAGGAGGACGGGCTCTCCATTTACACCACTAAACGAAGGGTTAAGGCGCAATCGGAGCTACCCAGCTGTGGTTGGAGCAAGCATGGCTATGAAGGGCCCTGGACCCCAAAAAGATGAGCTGATCCTAGGTCCCAAGCTTCCCAAGCAGACTAGTCTTAAATAG